A DNA window from Actinomadura luzonensis contains the following coding sequences:
- a CDS encoding aldehyde dehydrogenase (NADP(+)) produces MIYGHDPRTGQTVGDALPETDAAGVDLVVSAAAAAGQAWRATPAAERAQALEAVADALAAHVDELWQLADQETALGEVRLRGEVARTAGQFRLFAEVIRDGGYLEAIIDHADASLTPPRPDVRRMKHALPGVVAVFAASNFPFAFSVAGGDTASALAAGCSVVVKAHPGHPNTSERVAKIVREALPYPDLLGLVQGMQAGADLVKHPLVVAAGFTGSVAGGKAIQKLIDERETPIPFYGELGSVNPVVVLPSAPVDAVAAGFAGSLTLGVGQFCTNPGLMFVPEGDELRKALVAAVEGTSGGPMLAERIRDGYLGGVERLGELRLLAEGKAGEGSWAVTPKVFTTDLDTFAGKLPEIGEECFGPASIVVTYREIGELRAVLERLDGSLTATVHGTDPDEAGDVTEVLARKAGRLIWNGWPTGVAVCWAMHHGGPWPSATTSSTSVGATAIERWLAPTAYQDWPEGLLPDELKDGNPLGIPRRVDGRLQLGG; encoded by the coding sequence ATGATCTACGGACACGACCCCAGGACCGGCCAGACCGTGGGCGACGCCCTGCCAGAGACCGACGCGGCCGGAGTCGACCTGGTCGTTTCCGCCGCGGCGGCGGCCGGGCAGGCGTGGCGGGCCACCCCGGCGGCCGAGCGGGCGCAGGCGCTGGAGGCGGTCGCCGACGCCCTCGCGGCGCACGTGGACGAGTTGTGGCAGCTCGCCGACCAGGAGACCGCCCTCGGCGAGGTGCGCCTGCGCGGCGAGGTGGCACGGACGGCCGGGCAGTTCCGGCTCTTCGCCGAGGTGATCAGGGATGGCGGCTACCTGGAAGCCATCATCGACCACGCCGACGCCTCGCTGACGCCGCCCCGGCCGGACGTGCGGCGGATGAAGCACGCGCTGCCGGGCGTGGTGGCCGTGTTCGCGGCGAGCAACTTCCCGTTCGCGTTCTCGGTGGCCGGCGGCGACACCGCCTCGGCACTGGCGGCCGGCTGCTCCGTGGTGGTCAAGGCGCACCCCGGGCACCCGAACACCTCCGAGCGCGTGGCGAAGATCGTCCGCGAGGCGCTGCCGTACCCGGACCTGCTGGGACTGGTCCAGGGCATGCAGGCCGGAGCGGACCTGGTCAAGCACCCGCTGGTGGTCGCGGCCGGGTTCACCGGGTCGGTGGCCGGAGGCAAGGCGATCCAGAAGCTCATCGACGAGCGGGAGACGCCGATCCCCTTCTACGGGGAGCTCGGGAGCGTCAACCCCGTGGTCGTGCTGCCGTCCGCGCCGGTGGACGCGGTGGCCGCCGGGTTCGCCGGGTCGCTGACGCTGGGGGTCGGGCAGTTCTGCACCAACCCGGGGCTGATGTTCGTGCCCGAGGGCGACGAGCTGCGCAAGGCGCTCGTGGCGGCGGTCGAGGGCACCAGCGGCGGGCCGATGCTGGCCGAGCGCATCAGGGACGGCTACCTCGGCGGCGTCGAACGGCTCGGCGAGCTGCGGCTGCTGGCCGAGGGCAAGGCGGGCGAGGGGAGCTGGGCGGTGACGCCCAAGGTGTTCACCACCGACCTCGACACCTTCGCCGGGAAGCTGCCGGAGATCGGTGAGGAATGCTTCGGGCCGGCGTCGATCGTGGTGACCTACCGGGAGATCGGGGAGCTGCGGGCGGTGCTCGAACGGCTCGACGGCTCGCTGACGGCCACCGTCCACGGCACCGACCCGGACGAGGCCGGCGACGTCACCGAGGTGCTCGCGCGCAAGGCAGGACGGCTCATCTGGAACGGGTGGCCCACCGGCGTGGCCGTGTGCTGGGCCATGCACCACGGCGGGCCCTGGCCGTCCGCCACCACGTCGTCCACCTCCGTGGGGGCCACGGCCATCGAGCGGTGGCTGGCGCCCACGGCGTACCAGGACTGGCCGGAGGGGCTGCTGCCGGACGAGCTCAAGGACGGCAACCCGCTCGGGATCCCGCGGCGGGTGGACGGGCGGTTGCAGCTCGGCGGGTGA
- a CDS encoding IclR family transcriptional regulator codes for MEPQLVKSAERTVRILEALAESHENLTLSELQQRTGFPRSSLHALMRTLVELNWVETDSGRSAFGIGPHALLTGTAYLDKDPALPFAQETLEDLRDEIGQTVHFARRDGAHVLYLATRESREAAHVIPRVGRRLPAHVTALGQVLLAQLTDDEVVALLPDPLQGLTEHSITDLAKLTGELDQVRTRGWSYEREQGTPGVACVAVAVDYRIPATDAISCSMPAGLPPADVERATDAVIKHTRKLAATLRREGIR; via the coding sequence ATGGAGCCCCAGCTGGTCAAGTCCGCGGAACGGACCGTACGCATCCTCGAAGCGCTGGCCGAGTCGCACGAGAACCTGACACTGTCGGAGCTCCAGCAGCGCACGGGTTTCCCGCGCAGCAGCCTGCACGCCCTCATGCGGACCCTGGTCGAGCTCAACTGGGTCGAGACCGACTCGGGCCGGTCGGCGTTCGGCATCGGGCCGCACGCGCTGCTGACCGGGACGGCGTACCTTGACAAGGACCCGGCGCTGCCGTTCGCCCAGGAGACCCTGGAGGACCTGCGGGACGAGATCGGGCAGACCGTGCACTTCGCCCGCAGGGACGGCGCGCACGTGCTCTACCTCGCCACCCGAGAGTCGCGCGAGGCCGCGCACGTCATCCCGCGGGTGGGCCGGCGGCTGCCCGCCCACGTGACCGCGCTCGGCCAGGTCCTGCTCGCCCAGCTCACCGACGACGAGGTCGTGGCCCTGCTCCCCGACCCGCTGCAGGGGCTGACCGAGCACTCGATCACCGACCTCGCCAAGCTCACCGGCGAGCTGGACCAGGTGCGCACCAGGGGTTGGTCCTACGAGCGCGAGCAGGGCACGCCCGGGGTCGCCTGCGTGGCGGTGGCCGTCGACTACCGCATCCCCGCCACGGACGCGATCAGCTGCTCGATGCCCGCGGGGCTGCCGCCCGCGGACGTCGAACGGGCGACGGACGCGGTGATCAAGCACACCCGCAAGCTCGCCGCCACACTGCGCAGAGAAGGCATCCGCTGA